A window of Garra rufa chromosome 6, GarRuf1.0, whole genome shotgun sequence genomic DNA:
acttaatatcctaatgattttttgcataaaagaaaaaacaataattttgacccatacaattatATTTTTGGCACATTTACATgttcagaatagaatagaatgtaaCCCACATTATTTATGCTGTAGTAATTAAAATGTAGTATCATGTTTTTctgtataattttataattatatagcCATATTTTATATAATGAATATTTTTATGTTCCTGTTATTTCTGCACATAGGATTTGATGCCATAGGTAACATTTCTTTGTGGTAAACAGATGTTTCCTAACATTTTGTCCGGGTGTTGTGTACCTTGATAGTGACACATTTGCTGTCTCTGTTGCTCAACATTCAGCCTGTCAACTGCTGTTTGTTTGCTCTTTGTTTGTTCTTGTGCTTATTTATTTGTCTAATGCCAAATTgtacaactgaaaaaaaaaatcccatagtGCTGTACTGCTCACATTACATTAGTTTCATTATTGTAAATCTGTTTTGTTGTGGATGGTATGATGCAAACACTATTATTTCACCATAACAGGCTCCTAACAAATCCCCAAAATTACTAATTCCTAGTCTTAGTAAAACATGCATAGACTAATGTGACTTCAGTTTATCCTGTAAAAATCATGAGACAATGGTTAGAAATGTAATGTTATTTTTAAGCTTCTAAATTTTCTCATTGGCCATAGCTTATCATTGCTCTCACTACTTAATCGGTCATAACCAGGCCATCACATTTCTCACACTACAATATTTTCCTCAGATTATTTTGTACAATGTGCTTGTTGTGAACGCATGCTTGAGTGTGTCTCTAAACTTCTCATAATGAGGGTTACTGATGGCACTGTAATCCAGTTTGGctccaatttgacttttttttttaaaattgaaaacaCTAAAAATGTGTTGGTGAAAGGAAAAAATGAAAACTCTCCTAATTTCCTAGAGTCCTAGATTTGAGCTACAGCAATATTTGCTGAGCTATCTTGAGCTGAGAAACAGTTAATAACATGTTTTGTATTCAACTGGCAGGATCTCCAAACCTCAGACAGAAACCTCCGCCTCGAAGAGATACAAATCTGGTAAGTGGAccaaaatcatttattattattttaaattcataGAGTGCAGCTTTTACTTATTAGACTGTACTGTTTTTCTTTCAATGCTTAAGGCATTCCAGTTGCCCAAACCTCCAGAGGCCCCTACTGTGGAAGCGGAGTACTACACCATAGCAGAGTTTCAATCCAGTATCTCAGATGGCATCAGCTTCCGTGGAGGACAAAAGGCTGATGTAAGGCAGATAAATTCTTACTATTgtctgtgattttattttttaaaaactaaataggAACGTCTGTTGactgatgaaaatattaaaaaagtataaatacacTGTATACAGTAGAGTCCAAaaagtcacccaaaaatgaaaattctgtcattcataactcaccctcatgccgttcccgcaagacctttgttcattttcggaacgcaaattaagatatttttaatgaaatccgagagctttctgaccacaGAGCATGAATCAATCAGTtgatcagaaagctttcagatttctttaaaaaatatcttaatttgtgttccaaggatgaacaaaggccttacggATTTGGAAAACCATGAGGTTgatattttgggtgaactatccctttaaggacttTATGCACACAAAGATTGCAAACAAATTTGTGACATTCAATGTAAGATATTCAATGTAAGCATATTCATTAGTGATGTTTGAAACCCACTGTATAATAAATATATGGTATTGTTTTATGCTAACACATAATATGTGGTCTTCAGGTCATAGAGAAGAATTCTAGTGGTTGGTGGTATGTCCAGATTGGGGATATGGAGGGCTGGGCACCCTGCTCCTTTATTGATAAACGCAAGAAGCCTAACCTGAGCCGGAGAACCAGCACACTTACCCGCCCTAAAGTTCCACCCCCTGCTCCACCAGTCAAGAAACAGGATTCTGAGGAATCACCTTCTTTGTCTGGCTCTGCTTCCAAAGCTCCAGAATCCCCCAATCAGCGTGTCTACGAGGAGCCGGAATATGACGTTCCCGCCATTGGTTTTGATTCCGATCTGGACAGCAATCCTCCAAAACTAAAAACGAATAATTCCCCCAAACCGGAGCCCCGTAAGTTTGAAATCAAAAGCAACCCTGCAGCTGCCGAAAGAATTGCACAGGCTGGCAAAGCATCGCCTTTACTAAAAGTGATGACCTCCCCCTTGAGGAAAAGAAACTCATTGGAGAATGTTAATAAGGACGAGGTGATTTATGAAAATGAAGGGTTTAGGTTCTCCTCTGATGACTTTGCCAGTGGTTGCGATTCAGATACCCCAAGGAGTCTCACACTGGGTCGTAAACCCTTCGGGTCCTCCTCTGGAGGAGGGAAGCCCCTCCGGAAGGTAACGCCAGATCTAAACCGGAGTCACTCTCTTGGCCGTGCTGAGAGACACAGCTCCAAATCATCATCAGATGAATCGGGACGCAATCCCAAAAGAGAGCCTGTCATGCGAAAAGATGTGGAGATCCGGGTTGGTCAAAGTCCCTTAGCCAGGCCCAAACCAGTAGTGCGACCCAAACCTCTCCTCACAAAGTCAGAGCCACAAAGTCCCGAAAGAATGGACATTAGCAGCCTACGGCGCCAGCTTCGGCCCACCGGAAGTCTTCGGCAAAGCGCGATCCGTGCAGTACGTGGTGGTGAAGATTCTGAAACTGCTTCCGTTGTATCCTCTGAGGATTCCATTTCCTCAAGAAGTACCTCGGATCTCTCCAGCGTGTATTCCAAAGGCAGCCGAGGTGGGGAATCCGACCATGAAAGTGTGTTCTACAGAACCACAGATGCCTACGAACGAGCCCAAGAGTCGGAGGTCAGCTTCCCAGCTGGTGTGGAGGTTGAGGTACTGGAGAAGCAAGAAAGTGGATGGTGGTATGTCCGTTGGGGTAATGATGAGGGATGGGCACCTACTTTCTACTTGGAGCCAGTCAAGCATACCCATGACGTCGGTTTGCAAGAATCCCGAGATGGTCCTCTTGTTGATCTCGGTAGCACCAACAAGTCCAACAGCCTTGAGAAAAACGAGCAGCGTGTTCAGGCCCTCAACAATCTAAACCAGCAGAACCTTAGGAGTATGAGCAACCCGAGCCCACCAATCCCATCCAAACCACCAGGGGGTTTTAGTAAACCAACCGCAATGCTGAACGGTTCAGGCGTACGAATGAGGAACGGCGTCCGTCAGGCAGCAGTGCGACCACAGTCAGTGTTTGTATCTCCACCACAGCCTCTAAAGGACACCAACATCCATACTCATACAGGGTCTTTGAGAAGAAATGAATCACTGGGTGCAGGCGACCACTTGAGGTCCACAGGTGGCGTAAGGCGAAACTCCTCCTTCACAGCCGTCCGACCACAGCCGGTGACCGACGTACGGGTTAGGTCTGGGACCACCATTACAGCACCTGCCGGAAGCTCAAGCCCCTTGATTGCCCAGAGAAATGGAATTCCGATCTCTACAGTAAGACCCAAGCCCATTGAGAAGACGCACCTCATTCACAACAACCTTCGAGAGGTTTACGTATCTATTGCTGACTACCGTGGCGACGAAGAGACTATGGGTTTCTCGGAGGGCACTAGTCTTGAAGTTTTGGAGAAGAATCCAAATGGATGGTGGTACTGCCAGGTTCTCGATGGCTTGCAGGGACGTAAAGGCTGGGTACCGTCTAACTACCTGGAGAGAAAAAAGTAATTCcccaaaaatgttttaaacatgcaCAATTGTAATCAAAATGTAAAAAGACGAACTGACTGAAGGACTTTTGGGTTGAAACGAGAGGGACACGAGCCTTTTAGAAAGGAGTTTACATTAAAACAAGAGTCATGCAGGTGAATGTTTAGCAAAATACCTGCCGTAACTTTATGCCAAATGGGTGCCTTCGAACATCTTTCACTGAATGTTAAGAGGAATCGGTCAAATACCAGTGAAGCAACGAAAATACCAAACTTCAACTTAGTGCCATAGGCCTACAAGTACAGAAAGCAACAAACCTATTTTTGTTACAACATTAACGAGAGAGAAAGATgatttcagcataggtgcataaCAGAAAGTGCTAATCCAATCTGAAGCACTTGAAAACAAGAAATTCCTGTTACAAAATTTTTGAACAAAAAACCAACATCAAATGTTATCTTAGCATTGAGTGCGCTCAAAGAAACAAAGCATAACTTTGATTGTCGTTTTTTAAAAACGTATCctttttttaagaatttgttttgtGTTGATGTTTGTGTTATACCTTCCTTAGAGATGTATTTCTGCTTTCTTGTAACATCCTAACACATCAAAACAGTCGCATCCTGTCCCGATCAGTGGCGGGTCGTCAGTGTTTAAGTCTATTTTGTCTTCCCCGTTCAGgccaaaatgaataaaacatgttAAAGGAAAATATTCTGTGAAAGCTACATGCATAGATCACCTCATGCCCACTTAATTAGTGGGTTTAAACCCAAGTTTAGTTTACAAAGTGCATTTGTTTGTATTAGGAGGGTAGACAGCTTCAGAGGACAGGACTTTAGATATTGCTGCTCTGTATGTGCTAAATCTGTTCATTCAAGAAATCAGGACTGGAAAATCTTTTGTTTCGTTCAGCATTTTATCCCAGGGAAGTAGTGACATAACATTGAGCCCAAAATGTGATCACACCAAAGACGAATTGCAGACACATTTGCTAGTTTGTTTTAGAGTTAGTATTTATTTTATGGGTACAAATAAATACAGTGTATTCAGCAAAACCTAAACGAGGTTTCAGAACTGAGAACAAAgtatatttaattgttttatctGGAAGCACTTGATTTTTGTTAACCCAAAGAAAAGCACATTAATATGCAAGGTTAATTTCTACTTTACGATATTGCTGGGCAGTATTGACTCTGAAGTTACACAATAAGCAGTTTAAACTACTATCATAGTGTTTcgactaaaatattaaaatcttaGTCCATAGTCCAATCTTTAATTTAATCTTCTTTATACATGTCTGAATTCAGAATGATTACTTCCCCCTTTATTCAATCAAATAATATTCATTAACAACAGCATCAAACAGTTGATGTTCAAGACTGCTGAAATATTTTTCTAATGAATAGTGCCAACTCTTAATTGAGTTtagcactacttttatttgatttAGTTTTCTGCTGGACAGTATTTTAGTGTTAAACAGTTAAAACATTAATTACCTGCTAGATTGCAGTTATATATTTAGcagaaaaatgtttattttgtcttgtttgttgGTTGTTGTGTGATCACACATGGACAATAATGATGAACGAAGCCGTTCATTTGttgtgaatcaatgcatttgagCTTTTTCTTGAATGCACTGGTTTAAAGATGCAGTGCACTTCATcagcatttaatttatttttgttctatttataattttaatgttttttttttttaaaaatgttttaatactgTTATGAGAAGATGCCATTTTATCGTCAtttgacacttttttttaaacttgaaaCTCTTGGTAGTTCTGTAGTAATTGGCTACTGCTATATTCTAAGCTTTTTTCTCCTACCAAGATGATTTTTTTGTCTCTTATGTAGGCCTTTATTAATTAGGGCAGATGAAGAATGTCTCCTACTGTCTTAAAATTGGAAGTAGtaatttttttaatcagaaaTGCATTTTCAACCAAGCTGATTGCTGCACCTTTAGCAACTATGGACACTTCCTTTCTCGTTATTGATCCGCATATAATGCCAGATTATTTAAACCTTttctttaatttcattttaacatCATATCACTCCCAGAGATTTAAAATCGGAACGGTAATCAATCAATCCTTGTAATTAAAAGCCAACAGTAAAATGGGAACGATCAAACAACAtaacattttataattaaaaacagCAGGGCTCTGTAGTTATATAGTATATGTGGATCCCTAATTGTGACTGGACCAAATTTGATTTGAGTGTTTCATTTAAATGTACTCGTTTtgaaaaaacagcaataatgAGATTTTAAAATTCTAATTTGGGTGATTTTGTTTataacttttgaatttgaaaacgAAGCCATTGCACTCAACTGCAACTCTCTTTTTGACGATGGCATTATAGAAATGTGTCGACTCACTACAGCGCAGCGCTTGTGATGGATGTTGCTAAGCTCCATTAACACTTTGCTTTTTCTTCATTTGCGCCTATACGATTTACAAGGGAACTGTTAAGTGTCAAACTAGTTCTTATCTCATATTACTTGTGTATCTGCTAGCTTTGTTTTATgtgttctttatttatttaaattttagtgcTTTTTTTCAGGAACAGTattgtgttttactttttttttccttcttctttttttctcctGTTCACTTTTGACATTACTCAGATGGAATGAGGAAATGTGCAATACAAAAACAGGCATCTCACCAGTTAAGAATCATGGTATTGAAGAAATCTTTGTTTTTACTTTAATTCTGACAATGTCAAAAAATGCCTGGTTTTGTcccattgttttttttaaatccttcAAGTCAAAATATATCAGTGTGTGTTCAAATATGTTATGCTGAATGTTAAAATGCCCTGATAGATGGACACCTTCAGTTTACCAGCCAACCATGACTTCTGCATTCATTCTTTGGACCTACTGAACCACATCTTGCTTTAAGGTTTAGTGACCTCACAGACCCATGGTGAATCAGTATGGAAATAATAGGGAAGCATGGGCATATCTGATTCTGCGAGGCATTTGTCAGTTTAGCCTGTCGAATAACAAATTTGAGATGGTGGGGCCAAACCATCAGCAGCTATATGAGCTCCGCACCACACACTGCCAACTTCTCCACATCCGCCCCCCTACATTCCACTGTTTCCATGGCAAACTCAATCCTAAATCACAATCGACTTACATACTGTATCATTGTCGGATTTATTTTTCCAATTTTGTTTAGTCTGCTAACAAGTTCTGTTTTAGCTGTAAGTTTATTCTGAAAATCCAGGTTTAACTTTTCACACCTTCAAATAACACGGATTATATATATTTGCT
This region includes:
- the sh3pxd2aa gene encoding SH3 and PX domain-containing protein 2A isoform X1, encoding MAVYRGQAGGRWQGRVGGGSAGMAGRWLTACFFPSPAGLDSSEPMVLEQYVVVANYERQENSEISLKAGEMVDVIEKSESGWWFVSTAEEQGWVPATYLDSQSGTRDDLDLGTSRSGEVTKRRKAHLKRLDRRWTLGGIVNRQQSREEKYVTVQAYTSQGKDEIGFEKGVTVEVIQKNLEGWWYIRYQGKEGWAPASYLKKLKDDLSPRKKTLTGPVEIIGNIMEISNLLNKKAVSEKDIQTDGEPTSPERHISKSEISLPMPYAPEAGVAHTVVTGLGMNCGSSATPQENKSRAEPGSPAIARVAPHRVEIGSPNLRQKPPPRRDTNLAFQLPKPPEAPTVEAEYYTIAEFQSSISDGISFRGGQKADVIEKNSSGWWYVQIGDMEGWAPCSFIDKRKKPNLSRRTSTLTRPKVPPPAPPVKKQDSEESPSLSGSASKAPESPNQRVYEEPEYDVPAIGFDSDLDSNPPKLKTNNSPKPEPRKFEIKSNPAAAERIAQAGKASPLLKVMTSPLRKRNSLENVNKDEVIYENEGFRFSSDDFASGCDSDTPRSLTLGRKPFGSSSGGGKPLRKVTPDLNRSHSLGRAERHSSKSSSDESGRNPKREPVMRKDVEIRVGQSPLARPKPVVRPKPLLTKSEPQSPERMDISSLRRQLRPTGSLRQSAIRAVRGGEDSETASVVSSEDSISSRSTSDLSSVYSKGSRGGESDHESVFYRTTDAYERAQESEVSFPAGVEVEVLEKQESGWWYVRWGNDEGWAPTFYLEPVKHTHDVGLQESRDGPLVDLGSTNKSNSLEKNEQRVQALNNLNQQNLRSMSNPSPPIPSKPPGGFSKPTAMLNGSGVRMRNGVRQAAVRPQSVFVSPPQPLKDTNIHTHTGSLRRNESLGAGDHLRSTGGVRRNSSFTAVRPQPVTDVRVRSGTTITAPAGSSSPLIAQRNGIPISTVRPKPIEKTHLIHNNLREVYVSIADYRGDEETMGFSEGTSLEVLEKNPNGWWYCQVLDGLQGRKGWVPSNYLERKK
- the sh3pxd2aa gene encoding SH3 and PX domain-containing protein 2A isoform X2, whose translation is MYGLQDSPTKSEASGLDSSEPMVLEQYVVVANYERQENSEISLKAGEMVDVIEKSESGWWFVSTAEEQGWVPATYLDSQSGTRDDLDLGTSRSGEVTKRRKAHLKRLDRRWTLGGIVNRQQSREEKYVTVQAYTSQGKDEIGFEKGVTVEVIQKNLEGWWYIRYQGKEGWAPASYLKKLKDDLSPRKKTLTGPVEIIGNIMEISNLLNKKAVSEKDIQTDGEPTSPERHISKSEISLPMPYAPEAGVAHTVVTGLGMNCGSSATPQENKSRAEPGSPAIARVAPHRVEIGSPNLRQKPPPRRDTNLAFQLPKPPEAPTVEAEYYTIAEFQSSISDGISFRGGQKADVIEKNSSGWWYVQIGDMEGWAPCSFIDKRKKPNLSRRTSTLTRPKVPPPAPPVKKQDSEESPSLSGSASKAPESPNQRVYEEPEYDVPAIGFDSDLDSNPPKLKTNNSPKPEPRKFEIKSNPAAAERIAQAGKASPLLKVMTSPLRKRNSLENVNKDEVIYENEGFRFSSDDFASGCDSDTPRSLTLGRKPFGSSSGGGKPLRKVTPDLNRSHSLGRAERHSSKSSSDESGRNPKREPVMRKDVEIRVGQSPLARPKPVVRPKPLLTKSEPQSPERMDISSLRRQLRPTGSLRQSAIRAVRGGEDSETASVVSSEDSISSRSTSDLSSVYSKGSRGGESDHESVFYRTTDAYERAQESEVSFPAGVEVEVLEKQESGWWYVRWGNDEGWAPTFYLEPVKHTHDVGLQESRDGPLVDLGSTNKSNSLEKNEQRVQALNNLNQQNLRSMSNPSPPIPSKPPGGFSKPTAMLNGSGVRMRNGVRQAAVRPQSVFVSPPQPLKDTNIHTHTGSLRRNESLGAGDHLRSTGGVRRNSSFTAVRPQPVTDVRVRSGTTITAPAGSSSPLIAQRNGIPISTVRPKPIEKTHLIHNNLREVYVSIADYRGDEETMGFSEGTSLEVLEKNPNGWWYCQVLDGLQGRKGWVPSNYLERKK